The sequence below is a genomic window from Cucumis melo cultivar AY chromosome 5, USDA_Cmelo_AY_1.0, whole genome shotgun sequence.
AAAGGTTAGAAGTGTGTGTTTGGTGAAGTAAGATTGATTGTTTGCTGATTTCTCTATTAATTCATCAAAATTAATAAAGTCCTACTGCACCCTCTGCTATTACCACCGTCCAATCTATCCTTATCCATACCTTATTTTGGGCTCTACCAATCTATGtacaattattaattaattcacTATTCCTTTCTACTTCTAATACCTTTAAATagataaaattaaacaaaatatttataaacctaacaaatttttaatttcGATTCTTTGTAATATATCTAAAATAGTAGCCTATTGCGGTATATGATGCTAGCtaaattgtgatattttgttatgaTAGTTCTAGCATTTAGAATGAATTTCCTTATTTTTAACTTTATATTTTAGTCGTTGCATTCTaaaaatgtttgttttggttcttaaacttttttaaaatgattatttttattatcttGAAATGTATGAACTAAAATGGATACATTGGAACGGTTGaagaatcaaaataaattaaagttggATGCACTGagggtttaaataaatattttgatggttAAAAAACCACATTTAATAAAAGCAAAGATTAAATTATAGATACTAATTAAGTGTGTTTGGAGAGATAGAATGTAATCATGAGAATCATAGAGATGTTGAAATGTATGTCAAATTGATCAAGACGAAACAAAAATGTAATCGTAAGGTGTGAAAACAATGGAAAATGGAGTTCAACCAAAAACTGGCATGATTGAatgaatttttaataacaaCTCAGACTTAAAATATTCGATCCAGATATGAATTCGTTTATtacatttcattatattccaatGCAATTACAGGTGTCCAAACAATCctcaaaatgaatattttaaaagtacTATGATCAACTTGAAATAAAATCCAACAAAAAATATAAGTAGTAAAGCAGTTTTTAaacaaagagaaagaaaaaaggtatgGTCTTTTTTTTGAGTTATTAGGGTTTGAATTTTGTTCAATTTTCCTTTTTACGTGGTTCAACCCCGGTTCACTTAAATTCATGTATTAAAACTAGCTtttgcaaaaaagaaaaaaaagtgtatATTACTAAATTTTCGTTTAATCAAACAAAAAATGGtgtaaatatataaaaacaattTATCAAGGAAATAttcataaaagaaaacaataaatacCGAGatctaaaatattttcaaaatatcatttttatttaaactcttcgttcgataaataaaatgtttaaaataaattttaaaaatgatactatctttaaaaagtaattattttcaataataaatatctgctaaataaataaataaataaataaataaaacatcaTAATTTGAGGattcatttcaaaatttattgaaaattagCTAATTAATAGTagaaatatcaaactttgaatAAAAGTGTCAAAcacataagaaaataaaagtgagaataatacataataatatttaaacctAAAAGAGGAAAGAGATGCccatagaaagaaaaaaggattgaaaaAGCAAAAGGAAGCAAGAGGGTCTCCTAGATTTCTACTTTTTCACTTCAAATTATCTTATACTTTATATATCCACTCTCAAGCCTTCGCCGCTCCTTCCTTCTTCTCCTCAAACtttcctcttttcttcttccccttcccctttccctttccctttccctgGTAGATCTCCGATTTTGTTCTTCCCCTCTTTTCAATCTCCTTCTTCATCCTCTACCAATTGGGTTTACGGCCATTCATCGAGTAGGAATGCAAAAAGTCTCTATCCTCGATCTGATTCTGGTTACTTTATGGTAGCTGGTGGTGTTGGTTGTTCTGTTTTGGTGATTGAGTTTTTGGTTCAGGTTTTGGGATTTCAGGTAGTGAAGTGTATGAGGGATTTGATTTGGGTAATTTTATTATGTTCCGTGGAGGATTCGGGAAGGAGCATAAGGAGGGATTGTGGGTTTGTGATCCGGAGCAGGGGTAGATGGGGCAAATGTGGTTGAGTCTTCTTTTAGTCAATTAACAATTCAACTTTTCTATTTTCTCTTCTGAACTGGATTTCAGATTTCGTCTTCACTCTTTTCCAAACTGGGTTTTAGAGTTTTAAGGAAATGCAGACCGATCACCGTAAGAAGGTGAAGCTGTATCTCTCATACTTATTATCTTATTCAGAACCTTCTCTAATACCTtagatttttgttttctttaccTCCTAATAGTTATATGAGACTTTTCCTATCTGATGCAAATTTATGTCAAATGCCTTCAATATAATAAGCATATTGGTGGAAGTTTGTGAATTTTTTTGACGTTAAACTGAATCGAAAATTGGACTTTATAAGACTTGATATGTTGGGTTTTGATTAGTTTGCAGCTGCAGTTGTCATTTGTATGCCTCTAAAATACTCTTGTGTAAAATTCATCTTGATGGTCATATTTCTATTTAAGATGTCATTTCTTCATCATTAATCTTGATTGTACTGAATCCCATACCGTTACCAATTTCCACTGGAAAAAATTCAATCAAATTTTTAACTCTCCTGGCAGTTGGGGGGTTCTTTTTCCTGTATGTATCTGCAGTAAACATGTATCTTAACGTAGATGGGTTTTCTTGTGGCAGAATTCTGCAGAATTGGACTTTTTCTCTGAATATGGCGATGCCAACAGATTCAAAGTCCGCGAAGTTATTGGAAAGGGGAGTTATGGTGTGGTTTGTTCAGCTGTTGACACTCTCACCAATGAAAAAGTGGCAATAAAGAAGATACATGATATTTTTGAACATGTATCTGATGCTGCCCGGATTCTTCGTGAGATAAAGCTCCTGAGGCTTCTACGCCATCCCGATATTGTTGAAATTAAGCACATTATGTTACCACCTTCTCGTAGGGGGTTCAAAGATATTTTTGTTGTGTTTGAGTTGATGGAATCAGATTTGCATCAAGTCATCAAGGCCAATGATGATTTAACAAAAGAGCACTATCAATTTTTCCTCTACCAGCTACTACGTGCACTGAAATATATTCACACAGGTGTTTGGATACTTCATTGCACCAATACTTTACCTGAATATAAACTTTTGGGGGAGCTGGGTTGCTCTTGTAATCATTGTTACTTTTTGGCCCACTCTCCTTTTGGCTGGACGGAGTGTTTTGCGTTTCTCATATTTCATATGAAGCTACCTTCAAttaccctttttcttttttcatattcTTCTTATAATGTTCTTAGTGGAAGCATATTTTGTGGAGTAAGTATGGTACGATTTGGATATAATGTGTGAACTACCTGATTTTGATCTACATTACTGCAGCAAATGTCTACCATCGGGATTTAAAACCAAAGAATATATTGGCAAATGCAAATTGCAAACTTAAAATATGTGATTTTGGATTGGCAAGAGTTGCTTTCAGTGACACCCCGACAACAATATTTTGGACGGTAGGCCAGTCAATATACTATATGTTCATGTTCGATACAATAGAATTTCTGGATGTATATGTAGCAAGAGCAAAGCTGATAGCGTTTGATGTGATGGTACTTGCAGGACTATGTTGCTACTAGATGGTATAGGGCTCCAGAGCTATGTGGTTCTTTCTTCTCTAAGGTTTGTTTTGATGACATTTCTTGAACATGCTCTACATACCATTTTTACAATCTTAACTTTGCTAGCGCGTAGCTAGCTTCATATGAAATAAATAGAGGTTTAGTTGTAACCCTGTTGTCGAGATATAAGTAATTGATTCACACTCTCTGATGTAGTGAGACTTTGGgtttaattgttttatttgtttAGTTAGGTTTCAAATTCCTCTATAAATAATGGCATTAGTTTCTCGACACTTCTAATcatctttatatataataatgacGTTCCTCATTTTGTGATTGATATTTTTCATCTGTGTCTAATTTCTACTTTTTGTCTGGATATAGTATACTCCCGCCATTGACATTTGGAGTATTGGCTGCATATTTGCTGAAGTACTGACCGGGAAACCACTTTTTCCTGGTAAAAATATTGTTCATCAGCTTGATTTGATGACAGATCTCCTTGGAACGCCTTCATTAGATACCATTTCTCGGGTAAGTGGCATTTTAGTATGTATATATAGTTGTGGAGAAGTTTTGATCTCTTGAATATTTTGAGATAATTTTCTTTACCACTTTCAAATTTGTTTCCTTAGGTAAGAAATGAAAAGGCCAGGAGGTACTTGACTAGTATGAGGAAGAAGCAGCCAATATCCTTTTCTCAGAAGTTCCCAAATGCTGATCCCCTAGCCCTACAATTGCTACAACGGTTACTTGCATTTGATCCAAAGGATCGACCTACTGCCGAAGAGGTCTGCTGCTATATGCTTGATTGGCAACATTATTTCCTTGTTACCTTTGTTATGTTTGTTTACTCTTATTTATCTAGTTTTGGTTTATCAACTCAATTATAGTATGCATGATACATAGCAAATCCATAAATTTGTTGTTCTTCCAAGCACTTCAAAATTTAAGTCAATCACTTGTGAACATCAAGTTGAAAACCATTTTTCTTCAGGCATTGGCAGATCCTTACTTTAAGGGGCTGGCTAAAGTTGAGAGGGAACCTTCTTGCCAGCCAATCTCAAAGGTGGAGTTTGAATTTGAGAGGAGAAAAGTCACAAAGGATGACATTCGCGAGTTGATATTCCTCGAGATACTCGAATACCATCCTCAATTGCTGAAAGACTACTTAAATGGAACCGAGAgatcaaattttctttatccTAGGTTCTTAAATACCTTCTCTGTTTTAAATTTCCGAATGatgaatttgattgattaagTGGATGTTCCTGACTCTTATCTTCTGGTCCATGTTTCTACTTGTCCAGTGCACTAGATCAGTTCAAAAAGCAATTTGCTCATCTTGAAGATAATGGAGGGAAAAGTGGACCAGTTTATCCTCTAGAAAGAAAACATGCATCTCTTCCTAGGTACACAACACTCCTAGTTGCTCATGGCTTCAAACATGATCTGTCATTGAGTGAATCTCCAATAATGatgataattatattttcaatcTGTTGGTTCTACCAGGTCTTCAGTACAGTCAAATACCATTCCACCAAAAGTAACATCAAATATTGTTTCCTTTAAAGACCGATATGCGCCATCAGGTCCGTTCGGCAGTCAGCTTTACAAAGATTCAGCAGCACAGAGGATTGCTGCTGCTCAAGGTGAGGTTTTTTCTGCGTACCATCCTTTCTAACAGCCCGTCTGCTTAACTTACATTTAAGTCCACCTATTCTAACTTTGTTTCTTTGTTTAGCCAAGCCTGGAAGAATCTCAGGCCCGGTCATGCCATATGACAGTGGAAGTACCATTAAAGATGCTTACGACCCACGAATGTTAATTAGAAGTGCCCTCCCTTCTCATGCTATCCATCCAACATATTATTACCAGCAATCTTGCGGCCAAAATGAAGAAAGATCAGCAACTGGGGCTGAGCAGGACACGTCCATGCAATGCAAACAATCCCCTCAATGTGGAATGGCTGCCAAATTAGCCGGAGATACAGCTGCTGCTTCTGGtgctttctcaaattctttcttTATGGCACGTGTAGGCATGCCCAAGATGGGAAACAATGACCGTGCTGCACATTTGCAGGTAAGCGCCCAATATGATGCTGGAGCTGTTGCTGCTGCAACTACCACTACCCATCGAAACACTGGCGTGGTCGAGTATAGCATGACCAGAATGTGTTAGAGAAGCAATTTGATCAAACCATTCAGAAGTCTAATTCGTGGCGGATTTTTGAAAAAGGGTTTTAGATGAGTTTGTTCGGATGGACTATAAAAGAGACCTATGTTTGACAACTTGAAGTTGCCTGAAACTTTTTGTCAATGTAGTGATGCTCATTCCATCCATACTTCTGATTGCTTCAGCTTTCAACCTTGGCCATTATTTGCACTAGAGTTTTGTATTATAGAAGAAGAAATATGAAAGTTCATTTATTGTATCTCTTTATAACCTTTTTCAACTGACTGATTTTGGTTACATTACTGAGCTGTATGTTTCAGATTTTGAAACTCACTATCACCAAATTGGCCATTGAAGAGGAAGCTAAGCTTATTGAATGATGGCTTAAAACAGTAAAAAGATGGGCCCACTATCACATCAATTTTAGAGTCGATTTTGAATTcacgatttaaaaaaaaaaaagtgttttaaAGTCATTTTAAAAGTTATATTTTGAGTGATAGTGGGATTCTTGTTAAGGATTGTTAATACAGTTTTGATTGGAATTAATGTTCTGTTTTCATTCCTTTTTTGAAGAAAAACATCGAAGTTTAACTTTTCATTAAGGttaatatttgttataataaAAGATTACTAATTGTCCGAAAAAGTAATGGAAAGCAATAATATAATTACCTAAAATaggaaacaaaattcaaaaaaaaaggaagagactcctGAGTCAATATCTTAGCTGGATAACgcaatatataaatatataaagtgAACCAACAGTTTATGAAAATGATTTACCAATAGATAGATAGtaaattatttctaaaacaatgaTTTATCCAACAGTTTAGGCGTAAATCATGAGGTAATCTAGATTTGGAATTATTTTTCAAATCCACCTTTGTAtgtataaaaaagaaaaagaaaacaaaaatatcgTTAATTTATCTTCAACTATCAACGAAAATTTTGGGTAATAGGAACGGCGAAGCAATGAATGAAACAGGAGCATAAACACATTGTCGAACTCTCTCACTCCAATCTGTTATTACTATCCATGTCCATTTTGATTTGCTATCCATTAAAAAGCTACACAGATTTACTAGCAAAGAGTatagaagaagatgatgatcattAACAGGAAAAAGGATTCGAAATCCTGCTCCCAACTAACAGAGAAAAAGATGGAGCCACTGAGAATCAAACGCTTCATCCATCTTTTTTCTCACatgaaaaagaggaaaaaaaatgataattaataataaaccaaatcaaaaaaagaaagaaaaaaaattcaaaatcagaagtagaactcatcttcttcaacctccgCATTCAGATTTCTCCTTCTCCAAGCTCTCGAAAAAGCTCGAGAGAGCTCTCATGGCCTTCACTTGATGCTGCAAATTCATTATATACTCCGCCGTCTGTTCAAACAGCTTGTCGACTCCAAGCGATTCTCCTCCTGGAACGATGCTCTGCAAGGCACGAATCTTGCGTTCGACGGCTTCCTTGTCATCAGCTTCTTCGTAAGTGAAAACAGGATGGTTTCGGTGAATCTTGTCGGCAATAATGCGGGAGGTTGGCACTCGTCTCCGGCTGCGGCGGCGATGGAGAGAGGATTTGTGCAATGCGTTGAGGATTAGGGTTTTTTGGCGAGAAGTGGTGGTTGATTTGAGTGTTTGAAATTGAGGTTTGTCCATGGCGGAGAgtagtgtgtgtgtgtgagagagagagagagagagagaaaagggaGGCGTGTGAATGGGTACGAATAAGGGGGGGAAGGAGGAGGGAGTTAAATTATTGTTTGAGCTCTGAAAATGTCAATGCCAACGAAGCTGTGGCCCACCATTTTTGGGTTTCTCTCAATTTCTCTGGTTTTGgattttatgtttgattttcaaACGCCGCCATGCGCGACTGAGCTTTTCTTCCCCCTGATCGGATGCATATTACCTGGAATCCAAATCCCCCCTTTTATTCCCTCTCATTTGCAAATTTAACAATCACACCACGccataaaaaaattgaaatttagatTCCATTTTCAAACTGTGAGTGCTTCCCATCCAACTATATTTACAAATTCTTTATAAATATTGGTTTTTGTATGATAGAGAATTCGTGTTCTTTTTTATACATTTAGATTTATTGACTATTTAACAAATTATTCAAATTCtgcttttaaaaattattttctgattcaaattatgtttttaaatgtaaattacataatattataaaaataattctaTGAATTTTTAGGATCCTATAATTTTTAACAGATAGATTTAGATTATatgatttattattataattttagtCTCTGAAAATAGTCTTGTTTTTAAAGACTATTTATAAAGATTGAGATTTTGTTAAAGCTCTAACTTTCTcgattaaatttataatttaactaaatttaaatataaattatactCATGGATAAATTAGTAATAATTTATTGTCAACTAAGTTTTAGCGGATAAATAagattagttttataattttttactCTACTTTGTTCTGGTTAAACATCAAACTCACTAAGTACATACCATACTAAAcataaaaaggagaaaaaaaaaaagaatcaaagcTAAATGTCCATTGGACTATAATTAggtttaatatcatattatttcTCCTATTTTATCTTAAAAGCCTCACTTGTTGATGATTTAATTCATGGCATgtgaaattaaatttataaacgttattgttttcttccttatttttataatttcattaatttcGAACCCTTTACAGAGAAAAACGAAAACCAAATTAAATAAGAAGTACGAAAACCAACAATAATTCTAAGGGCCAAAAGCCAAATAAATGTCGAGGTCTAAATTTTCAAGTACcaaattttacattttcttcAATGTTTGTTTAATACAAGTGATAGCACATTTAGGTTAATTATCAATGAAATAAACTTACTaaagttaaattataaatttaatttataatttgtaTTAAAATTTAAGAGACTTTtgcaaaaaaatagcaaataattttatactaatagagtttatatttttatatttttaaaattgataaCAAAATTAAGATTCGATAACGTtataatatatctaattacttatcatatttataatataaaaaaattatatttgtagattttttttttatattatataaattttattgtcATTCAGATGgaattttgtaaaatttaaatggaTAGGAATTAAATTCTAATATAGTGAGTAATTTATGAGGAAAAAAAAGGTAATAAGGATGttgtaataaatataaaagaaagagGAAGGAACGCGCGAAGTGAGGAGCGTGGAGATAATACGTAATTAGATGttagagagagagggagagataAAAGAGAAATGGGCCCaggaaaagaagagagagaaagcaCATGTGATCACATGATTTTCTTGAAGCAAACACCACCCCCATGTGCCTCCCCACTCTCTTCATCCTATGATCTATATCACTAGCCTTCGCATGATCGCCACGTGGCTTTAATCACTAGCCCCCACCACCACCCTTGAGCCCCCCATCCCAAattctctcttttaattttatcttaATTCCCCCATATTCATCAAAACTAAcacaatctctctctctctctctctctctctctctctctctcattattattattattattatttctttttaattttcaatttgattTTATCCCAAAAAGTTTTGTGATTTtcttttatctatttattaatTCTTTCTACTTAAATTAAATGGAATGGAAAAGTGAGCTGAAAATTATGAGAAAAGGGTGTGAAAAAAAGGAAGAGTTAAAAAGATGGTTAAGATATGGAGGTGGTGGTGATGCTTCCGAGAAGGAAACCAAGAGAAAGGAAGGGGTATTTGGTCATTGGGATTGGGAGAGAGATTTAGTTTGTGTTGGGCATATGGGGCTCCATGTGATCACACCCACCTTATGTCTTTTCTTGCTTcccacctttttttttctctttttcttttttaaccttttccattaatttttttacacATCCCCCCACCCACCTTCCGTACTCATTCTTAGTacccaatttctttttttcatttttttcatcactattatttttatacaTTTAACCTTAAGTCAAACCACCCTTATAATTGGAGATGTTGTGCGATTATTATTTCTGatcttgaaaatattttcatcaacccatcatttttgttgtttttgtccCCTTTGAAATTTTACCTTTCAATTAATCATTTCGTTTTCAAAATGATCCATTTATCCTTTTTAGTAATGAAtgctcttttttctttttttctttttttaaaaaaattgaatataaataGATCCACCCTGttgagaaaaagaagaggaatgTAAATTATAAGGAAAATAACTGTCTTTTGGACTTCATATGTAGTGTAGAGTATTAATTTAAGATCTTTTGGAGGTTTTTTTTCAATGCTTATTCTTACGTTTTTTTAATAGTGAGTAAACTAAAAAATGTATTTCCAGAATATTAGAAGTTAAGTTGATGAATATTATTCTTACTTTGaagtttttaatttattttttttttcattttcaaaaagtgttttaatttttaaaattgactTGGAATTTGAAATGTTGCTTAAAAAAATCacattaaaaagataaaattataaaaaaaaaacagaagacTAAAACTTTAGTTGTCAAACTAATCTTcctaaacaaatatatatatatacacacacacacatgaTTGACTCGAGTTTAggatttattttctcttttatcaGCAAATTTATTTGCTTAAAAGAGTGGAATAATTATATAAAACTTTTTGGCTACCAAACTTTGGATTCAACTTTTACCCTTTCACTTTACTATTTTAGTGCAACATGTTTCTCTTTTTTTGCCGCAGGTCCTCAAAAACTATCAAATCCCTTTTGAttataaaggaaaagaaaatgtccCATTCCCATTGGCAACATTATTCTTTATCTTCACTGCCTAATGTTCACTCACACCACTCCtttcacacacacacaaacaaagaaaactaattaatcttaacaacatttttaatttttaatcacGAAAAGCAGAAAGAAAGAAGAGTCTAAACATTTGTGACAAATTGTAGTTAGATGTTTTGATAGCTTGCAAAAACATGAACGACAACTCATAACGTAAAGAAACTTGTAGCATACCATCTCCAAGATTTGTACAATGATTCACAATCTGCATAACTTCAACATTCTTTTACAACCTCTACCTTATGTATATAAAACTGTCTTTGGAAATTAACACATGTTCTTCAAATGCTCAGTCATAAAAAAGTTTAAAGTAATTCTATACTAGTTTGAATTTTGGTCCGAAATCTTGAACAAAATCCACATATGTTTTTACAGCTTTTATCCatttcttaaaagaattaaaaccGACAGATCACTAATGATTTTGAAATATACAATATTATTGTAAACTTTTTACAAGTCATCAATTTCCCTCTCAaaataa
It includes:
- the LOC103491392 gene encoding mitogen-activated protein kinase 20 isoform X3 codes for the protein MQTDHRKKNSAELDFFSEYGDANRFKVREVIGKGSYGVVCSAVDTLTNEKVAIKKIHDIFEHVSDAARILREIKLLRLLRHPDIVEIKHIMLPPSRRGFKDIFVVFELMESDLHQVIKANDDLTKEHYQFFLYQLLRALKYIHTANVYHRDLKPKNILANANCKLKICDFGLARVAFSDTPTTIFWTDYVATRWYRAPELCGSFFSKYTPAIDIWSIGCIFAEVLTGKPLFPGKNIVHQLDLMTDLLGTPSLDTISRVRNEKARRYLTSMRKKQPISFSQKFPNADPLALQLLQRLLAFDPKDRPTAEEALADPYFKGLAKVEREPSCQPISKVEFEFERRKVTKDDIRELIFLEILEYHPQLLKDYLNGTERSNFLYPSALDQFKKQFAHLEDNGGKSGPVYPLERKHASLPRSSVQSNTIPPKVTSNIVSFKDRYAPSGPFGSQLYKDSAAQRIAAAQAWKNLRPGHAI
- the LOC103491392 gene encoding mitogen-activated protein kinase 15 isoform X1, whose protein sequence is MQTDHRKKNSAELDFFSEYGDANRFKVREVIGKGSYGVVCSAVDTLTNEKVAIKKIHDIFEHVSDAARILREIKLLRLLRHPDIVEIKHIMLPPSRRGFKDIFVVFELMESDLHQVIKANDDLTKEHYQFFLYQLLRALKYIHTANVYHRDLKPKNILANANCKLKICDFGLARVAFSDTPTTIFWTDYVATRWYRAPELCGSFFSKYTPAIDIWSIGCIFAEVLTGKPLFPGKNIVHQLDLMTDLLGTPSLDTISRVRNEKARRYLTSMRKKQPISFSQKFPNADPLALQLLQRLLAFDPKDRPTAEEALADPYFKGLAKVEREPSCQPISKVEFEFERRKVTKDDIRELIFLEILEYHPQLLKDYLNGTERSNFLYPSALDQFKKQFAHLEDNGGKSGPVYPLERKHASLPRSSVQSNTIPPKVTSNIVSFKDRYAPSGPFGSQLYKDSAAQRIAAAQAKPGRISGPVMPYDSGSTIKDAYDPRMLIRSALPSHAIHPTYYYQQSCGQNEERSATGAEQDTSMQCKQSPQCGMAAKLAGDTAAASGAFSNSFFMARVGMPKMGNNDRAAHLQVSAQYDAGAVAAATTTTHRNTGVVEYSMTRMC
- the LOC103491392 gene encoding mitogen-activated protein kinase 20 isoform X2, with the protein product MQTDHRKKNSAELDFFSEYGDANRFKVREVIGKGSYGVVCSAVDTLTNEKVAIKKIHDIFEHVSDAARILREIKLLRLLRHPDIVEIKHIMLPPSRRGFKDIFVVFELMESDLHQVIKANDDLTKEHYQFFLYQLLRALKYIHTANVYHRDLKPKNILANANCKLKICDFGLARVAFSDTPTTIFWTDYVATRWYRAPELCGSFFSKYTPAIDIWSIGCIFAEVLTGKPLFPGKNIVHQLDLMTDLLGTPSLDTISRVRNEKARRYLTSMRKKQPISFSQKFPNADPLALQLLQRLLAFDPKDRPTAEEALADPYFKGLAKVEREPSCQPISKVEFEFERRKVTKDDIRELIFLEILEYHPQLLKDYLNGTERSNFLYPSALDQFKKQFAHLEDNGGKSGPVYPLERKHASLPRSSVQSNTIPPKVTSNIVSFKDRYAPSGPFGSQLYKDSAAQRIAAAQAKPGRISGPVMPYDSGSTIKDAYDPRMLIRSALPSHAIHPTYYYQQSCGQNEERSATGAEQDTSMQCKQSPQCGMAAKLAGDTAAASGKRPI
- the LOC103491391 gene encoding transcription factor PAR2-like; the encoded protein is MDKPQFQTLKSTTTSRQKTLILNALHKSSLHRRRSRRRVPTSRIIADKIHRNHPVFTYEEADDKEAVERKIRALQSIVPGGESLGVDKLFEQTAEYIMNLQHQVKAMRALSSFFESLEKEKSECGG